Genomic DNA from Paenibacillus sp. KS-LC4:
ATATCCGTGCATGATTCGTAAATTGGTTAGGTTCTTACCAATAAACATGCCTGCTGCCTCCTAATTGATTTAACATAATGCTATTTTATATATCCTGTTGTTTGTCTTTTTCGATAATACCGATATCAAATGCCGCTGGGTCCATACGATCATCATTGGGTTCAGGTGCGATTACTTCTCGGTCCTCATCAGATAATGCAGCCCCTGAGATGAAATCGGACAGATCCTCGACCAGGTAAGCCATGTTATCATTTGGATTGGGCAAATAGTGCAAAATCTCGGAAATTTGATACGCTTCATCAATCGCATAAGTGAGTATGTGAAACTCATCGTAAGAAGATTTGAAATCATCCAACTCAGGCTTGACCGCACTTTCTAATATAAATAAGGAGAGCTGCTCGACTTTCTCGGTTCGTGCCCCTCTTCTTGGCGATTTTTCTGAGGCGGAAAACACCAAATTTTTATTGATTTTTGAAAGCTCATGAAGATAGGTGCGAATAGAGCCGTTACTTACGATCTCATCTGGGAGTGTAGCTTGTGAAAAACAATCTTCATTGAAGTAAGCGGCATTTTTAATCAGAAAAAGAACCTTGGAATCTCCATTGATAAATTGGAGGTAGTCCCATGTTAATCCAGCCTTTGCTTTCTTATAAGTAAAGCCATGAGCGATACATTCTTCGGCGAGCTTGCTCTCGATAAAATTACCCTTCGTCCAAGAAAACGCAGAGCTGATTTTCATTTTCGATTTTCTGTCTTTGCGATGATCAACGTAATCACGATATCCTTCGACAATCGCATCAACAATCATATGATTATGTTCAGGACTGAACTTGTATGTATCCATAGAAAACACCCCAGTTCGCTAAAATGAAGACAGTTAATATTGTAATCGAAGTTAGGGTGTATTGGAATGATTTTTTTTGTTTTTCTTAAAGTTTCAAGCTATATCTTGCTATATCTTTATAGTGGATTGTTTAAATGATGTACTGTTCTTCTTGAATCTATTCATAGGCTGCCTAAGATTACACCAATCAATGGCAACAAAGAGCAAAATGCAAACGTCTAGTTATTGCAACTCTCAATAACGACTTTAGAATAAACGGGGCAAGAGGAGAAAACGCATGAAATTAAATGCTGGAAAAATCGTAGTGCTGGGAATTGTTGCCGCGATTGTTATCCCTATTTTGCTGTACGCGGAGTTTCAACATGGCTTTTATCAAAAATTTCGCTTCGAGCAGCGGGCGGAGCATTATTTGGCGGATACCTATAAAGAAGAAATGACGATTGTGAACGTTCGCTATTTATGGGATAACATAGAGCCGCTAGCAGCGACTGTGCATCCAAAATCCGATCCATCGCTCCAGTTTTATATTTACCCCAATGAGGATCGGGAGCTCGGGTTATCGGACGATTATGCGACCACTTTATGGAAAATACAGGCGTTGAAGGAAGTGGAGACACGGCTTCAACTCGTGCAGCCGGAGTACGCCCGCCACGCGAGTATTGATTTCTCCTGCTGCAAGGTCAGTGAATATGATTTTGCGTCTATTCGCGGGGAAGTTCCACATTACGGGACGACACAGCTGCCCTTCGATTTAGCAGTTACGCTGGAAAGGGCGATGAAGGCAAGCGATATGGATCATATGTATCAAGCGGTGGCGGCTCTTCGGGAATCCTCGTCACTTGTACTAGGGAGCCTTGTTTTCCTTTTTCCGCTTGCGGAGGCAGACGCTTTCGCTGTATTTGAGCTTCCAGGTGCTGCCTTAAATGCTGTCACCTCCGCAGCGGATATGGAAGCCTACAATGCAACGAGGATACCTGCACAAGAGATGGCTGAGCGCATCGGAGCCTCTCTAGAGTGGGACGAGCAGAGAAGCGAGGCGATCTTCACCCGGGAGGATACGACATTGGTCGTTCGCAGCTGGGGAAATGAGGCGTTTCTGAACGGAGAGCCCATTGCTGATCCAATAGGCGCTTATATTGGCGACTTCATGCAGCTCATGGTGCCGGTCTGGTTGGTCGAGCACGCTTTTGATCAGAAAATAGCTCTGTGGTAGCTCACCAAATCCGAATTGAGAAAGGAGTATAGCAGCCAATAGAAGATGGCTGCTTTACTCCTTTTTGGTCTCTCCCTCCCTCAATAAACCTTCTTCTGCTCCCGATCCTCCTTAATGATCTCTACCGCTTCCTTGAAGCGCATAGCATGCACGATCTCCCGCTCACGCAAAAACTTCAGGCTGTCCTGCAAATCGACGTCATCGGTCATATCAATCAGCCACTGATAGGTGGCTCGCGCCTTCTCCTCAGCCGCAATATCCTCGTATAAATCGGCGAGTGGATCTCCTTTCGCTTGTATGTAGGCAGCGGTGAAAGGAACACCTGAGGCATTGTTGTAAAATAGCGCGCTGTCATGACTAACATAATGCGGCCCAAGCCCAGCTGCTTCAAGCTGCTGAGGAGTTGCGTCCTTAGTCAGCTTATAGATCATTGTAGCGATCATTTCTAAATGCGCGAATTCCTCCGTTCCGATGTCCGTTAGCAGACCAATGACCTTGCTTGGAATCGTATACCTTTGATTCAAATAACGCAGCGCTGCTGCCAGCTCGCCATCGGCGCCGCCATATTGCTCGGCGAGATAACGCGCCATTCGGGGATCGCATTTGCTAACCCGAACAGGGTACTGGAGCTTTTTCTCATACACCCACATGCCGTTGCCACCTCCAATAAGCTAAGCCGCCGCTTTTTGAGCCTGCATAGCCCGCCCAGATTGAGCGGCAGCCCGCTGTGCTTCATATTGACTGTCTGACAGGCTTATTAAACCTGCCAAGGCCAAGGCGTATCCGGCCACTGAAATGGAAAGCCAGAGAAGCTGTGTCCGTAGTTCATCAGCGGCCCGTACTGCATCTCGAACTGCTGGGCGCATAGTCGCCGCTGCTGGGCTAAGTAATTGAACTGCTGCAAGGCTTGATGGTCATGTGGATGGGTATCGAGATAGAGGTTCAGCTCAAGCAGGCCAAAATCCAGCTGCTGCAGCTCCAATAGCTTGGCATAGTAGGCTGTATCGCACACGATAGGCTGCTCACTCATGGCTAATAGCTCCCCCCTCCGCATTTCGATTCGTAAGGGCTGTAAAGCGCCGGCCATAAGGTTCCAAGCCGCAGCGCCTCCTCTAGCGAAAACTGCGGAAGGTTCGTCGGCTGAAAAGGAATGTATTGGTTCGGCGGAACGACATACGTCCGCACAATCATCGGCTCACACGGATCATGCGGTCCGACGAAAGGGTACCATCTTCGAATTTGTGAATTGCTGTTCATGCACAGCCTCCTTCATCCAGCCAGAGCCGCAGAATTTCCCGCGCTGCCTTGCATCCGTGCTGGAGCAATTACTTATATGTATGAGCAGCGCCCAGCTATATTGCCTGTCTGCTGCAAACTTTCCAACGCTCGGCTTGAAAATATGACTTTTTTTAGGGAGGGACAGCCCCTGATTACCCTATATCTGGAGGCAGCATCTGATTGCGCTCAAGCAGCACCCATAGCTCCTTGGCTAGTCAGGACGATAAGCGGAAGATAAAAAAAGGACAGCGCGGCTCCGATCAAGCCCGCTGTCCTTGCTTATTGGTTTTTCAACAATGGATGTCCAGCGGTGCCTGTCGCCGTTCCAGCTCCAGTTCCAGTTCCGCTGTCGCCCCCGATCCGCTTGAAAATGAGCCGAAGCAGCGGCGGAACCGCAAAGTAGATAAACCAAATGCGGAACAGCTGGTAGCAGCTGACGATAGCCACATCGGCGTGAATTTCCTTCGCCATAATGCCCATTTGATCCATTCCGCCGGGGGCCATGCTTAGGAAGGCAGTTGCAGGCGCAATCGCATGCAGCTTCTCAAGCAACATGGTAAGGCCGAATGCGCCGACTAGCAAAACAATCCCGCTGGCGACAGCGAGAAGCATCATGCGCACTTTGTTTTTCATAATCTCAGGTCGCAGCAGCAGCCCCACATAAGTGCCAATCATCAATTGTGCAGCGTTAATCATCGCTGAAGGCAATACGGGGGCATCTGCGCCCACGCCGTGAATAATTGCCGTTGCGATCATCGGCCCAAGCAAATAGGCGGAGGGCACTTTGAGCTTTTTCGCCAGCAGCGCGGCCGTCACACAAGCGATGGCAAGCGGCACAATGCTGGGAAATAATGCGGCCCAGTGCGCTCCCTCAGCACCATCCGTTATTGCTTTAGCCGTCTCATGCACGCCGCCAAAAAGAGGGCTGAACACGAGCAGCGGCACACAGAAAATAATCATCATTAATCGCGATACCTGCAAAAAGGTGACGACCGTAACATCAATCCCCTTCGTATCCTCCGCCAAAATCACCATTTGCGACAAGCCGCCGGGAATAAAGCCCATGAGCACGGTCGGCAGCGGCAGTCCGGACAGCTTGGCGAAAGTTACGGCGATTAAACCGCTGAACAGTAAAAGCAGCACGGTCATCAGCACCATGGTCGGCAGCTGATGACCCATCTGCCTGATTGTATCCAGCGTTAGCGACAGACCGATCGAGTAGCCGATCATAATGAGTGCAGTATCGCGTATAGGGCGGGGCCACTCTGGCCGCAGCTTCTCCTTGAGCAAGCGGGAGCCGAGGAAGGCGAAAACCATCGGGCCGAGCAGCCAAGACAGCGGCACCTGAAGCAGCGTGAAGAGAAAACCGCCAGTCAACGCAAGTGCAAGTGTAATAAGAAAGCGGATCACAGCTGATCAGCCAGCTCGGCAATCCGTTTGTTTGCATCCCCTTGGAATAACCCGCCGTGGTAGCAAATCACTTGCTTGATGTCAAAAGCTTTAAATTTGCCGAGGGAACGGATAGCCTCAGCCATATTAGGTGTAGCGGCAGGCACTGGCCCAGATAGCTGGCCATTGATAACGACCATGGCATCGCCCGCAAGAAGCGTCTTGCTCGGCTGGTGGTATAAAGCGACATGCCCTGGCGTATGGCCGGGTGTATGAATGACGGTAAGACCGCCGCCGAAGTCAAGCGTATCGCCATCTGCAATCGTCAAATTGACGTTCGGCCGGGATGGGTGTATGAAGGTGTTTTCAAAGGCATTCCGCTGTGGTTCAGGCATTGTCTCTAGCAGCTGCGCGATCCTTTCAGGAGATGCCTTGAGCAGCGGCTCTTGCCCGTCAATGGCCGCCTGATCTCCAAGATGAGCGTAAACGACAGGCAGCTTGCGGCTCTTGGACATAAAGCCTGGCAAGCCGCCAATATGATCTAAATCCTGATGGGTAAGTATAATTGCGCTAGGCGGTACATCGGGGAACCCCGCTTCTACGACGATTCGCTGAATGGCTTCGGCAGAGCCGGGCAGACCAGTATCCACCAGCACCCAGAAATCCGGTCCCCATATTGCTGTGGGATGGAATACTCGTTGATTGCCACCCAAGCTTAAAGTCAATTCCAGCATTTCAATTCCTTCAGCTATGCGCATGTGCAGGCCGCCGCGTCTTTCCTAATTATATGGAGACAAGCGGCAGCGCACCTCCTTTAACAGTAAAGTAAAACTTATGAGTTCAATATAAAACTTATTAGTTTCAGTGTCAACTCCACACATTGACCTTGGTCTCTCCCCATGTCAAGATAGGAGTGAGGTGGGCATACAGATGGAGGAGTTACGAAAAGGAAAAATATTGGACGCTGCTTTAGCGCTTTTTCGAGAGAAGGGCTACAGCGCTGTATCCATGCAAAATATTGCTGAAGCTTGCGGCATGGCGAAAGCTAGCATTTATAAATTTTTTGCTTCCAAGGAAGATTTATTCACCGAGGTGTTTACCGTCTGCTACCGTTCTTTACTGGAGCAGGAGGCGGAGCTTGACCGCGTGCAATCGCAGCAGGGCCTTGCGCCAAAGGAGAAATTTCGCCGGAAAATTGAATTCCAGCTGTATTATACAATGGAGAATCATTTGTTCATGCTCGACTTTAAGGAGCTGCCGATTACGGCTAATGACAAGTTTTTGACCGCATGGCAAAATAAAAAAGCCGCTATGCTGTCGTGGCATCGGGAGCTGCTTACAGAGGCGTACGGTGAGCAAATCGACCACATCATATGGGATGTCGTCACGATTTTTCGCGGCATGCTGCTGCAATATTTATCCTATGCGATTCAGAAGGTTCTAGCTGTGCCGATGGCTGAGCTGGCGGCTTTTCTGGTGGACCGGATGGACGCTGTCGTCCGCGATATGGCGGCCAAGCAGCCGAAGCCGATTATAGACGGCGCCAATGTTTATTTTAACCATTTGAACCCAAGCAATAAGACAGTACGGCAGGAGACGATCCAGCAGTTTCTGTACACGCTAGCAGAGAAAATAGACGAGCTGCCTAAGCCAGAGGCGGTTCGCGCAGAGCTGCGGGAAGTCGTTTCGCTTATTCAGCAGGAGGCTCAGGCAGAGCGGCGAAATCCGACCCTTTTGCGTGCGCTTGCAGCGTATTTGAACAATGTCTTCGAGCTAAGGGCAGATGTGCGCCAGCTGAATCTCCTGCTGTTCTGACCGTTTTCAATGGTGAAAGGATGGATTTAAACACATAAAACTATTTTTAACAACGATTGTAAAAATAGGCGGCAAATACAGCAGTAGAGTTAGAAAATTTATTTTGTCGGCGTATTCACTCCCTCCCTAAGAATGTCGATATACATATCACATATATCTTGTGAGGAGTGAATTTATGAGATTTAGCATTCGATTCAAATTGCTAGCGGGTTTTATTTCGGTAGCATTACTGCTTGTTGCAACAGGGCTATTCGCTATACTTGCAATGAACGGGATGGGCGACAAAGCAAAGGAAATGAATGAAAGATGGATGCCAAGCGTGGCGCTGCTAGGCATTATGAATGGGGATGTGTCTGACATTGAGCGTCTTGCCTTAAACATCATCGTAGAAGAGGACGCAGATGAGCTCGACAAAATGAACACGGCATTGAATGAACTGCAAGATAAAATTAAAACTGAACGGGAGCAATTAGCAGCGCTGACCCAAACGGAAGAAGAAAAGGCGCTATTGGATGAATTCGGGAAAAGCTTGGATCTTTATCTAGCCAAAATGCCCGAGTTTGTTGCATACGGAAAAGAAAATAACTTTGCTAGAGCGAGTGAGCTGCATACGGCAGCCTATCCGCTTTGGTATACAGCTAATGATAATATTACCAAAATGATCAATCTGGGAATAGAAGGTTCGAAAAATGCTGCGGATCAGTCGGTCGACTTGGCTGTGTCAAGCACAAATACCATTATTGCTGTAGTCATCGTAGCTGTAATACTGGCGCTTGCTATTGCAATCATTATTGCACAGATGGTATCCAAGTCTGTGCAAAAGGTAAGCAGAGCAGCAGAGCAAATTGCTCAAGGCGATTTGACTGGGGAGACAATCGTTGTTAAAAACCGTGATGAGATCGGCGATTTGGCTAAATCCTTTAATGCCATGACCCATAGCTTGCGCGAGGTTATTCATTCCGTTTCGATGACCTCCTCGCTTGTTGCCGCCTCCTCTGAGGAGCTGATGGCAAGCGCTGACCAGAACAGCAAGGCGTCGGAGCAAATTTCCGAGACGGTCGAGGAGCTGGCTGTCGGGACAAACGAGCAGGTCGAGATGGTGAAGCGCTCCTCTCAAGCTATCGACGAAATGTCGATTGGCGTCGAGCAGATCGCCTTGCGTGC
This window encodes:
- a CDS encoding stalk domain-containing protein — protein: MKLNAGKIVVLGIVAAIVIPILLYAEFQHGFYQKFRFEQRAEHYLADTYKEEMTIVNVRYLWDNIEPLAATVHPKSDPSLQFYIYPNEDRELGLSDDYATTLWKIQALKEVETRLQLVQPEYARHASIDFSCCKVSEYDFASIRGEVPHYGTTQLPFDLAVTLERAMKASDMDHMYQAVAALRESSSLVLGSLVFLFPLAEADAFAVFELPGAALNAVTSAADMEAYNATRIPAQEMAERIGASLEWDEQRSEAIFTREDTTLVVRSWGNEAFLNGEPIADPIGAYIGDFMQLMVPVWLVEHAFDQKIALW
- a CDS encoding MBL fold metallo-hydrolase, translating into MRIAEGIEMLELTLSLGGNQRVFHPTAIWGPDFWVLVDTGLPGSAEAIQRIVVEAGFPDVPPSAIILTHQDLDHIGGLPGFMSKSRKLPVVYAHLGDQAAIDGQEPLLKASPERIAQLLETMPEPQRNAFENTFIHPSRPNVNLTIADGDTLDFGGGLTVIHTPGHTPGHVALYHQPSKTLLAGDAMVVINGQLSGPVPAATPNMAEAIRSLGKFKAFDIKQVICYHGGLFQGDANKRIAELADQL
- a CDS encoding spore coat protein CotJB, which codes for MSEQPIVCDTAYYAKLLELQQLDFGLLELNLYLDTHPHDHQALQQFNYLAQQRRLCAQQFEMQYGPLMNYGHSFSGFPFQWPDTPWPWQV
- a CDS encoding helix-turn-helix domain-containing protein, yielding MEELRKGKILDAALALFREKGYSAVSMQNIAEACGMAKASIYKFFASKEDLFTEVFTVCYRSLLEQEAELDRVQSQQGLAPKEKFRRKIEFQLYYTMENHLFMLDFKELPITANDKFLTAWQNKKAAMLSWHRELLTEAYGEQIDHIIWDVVTIFRGMLLQYLSYAIQKVLAVPMAELAAFLVDRMDAVVRDMAAKQPKPIIDGANVYFNHLNPSNKTVRQETIQQFLYTLAEKIDELPKPEAVRAELREVVSLIQQEAQAERRNPTLLRALAAYLNNVFELRADVRQLNLLLF
- a CDS encoding spore coat associated protein CotJA, producing MNSNSQIRRWYPFVGPHDPCEPMIVRTYVVPPNQYIPFQPTNLPQFSLEEALRLGTLWPALYSPYESKCGGGSY
- a CDS encoding methyl-accepting chemotaxis protein encodes the protein MRFSIRFKLLAGFISVALLLVATGLFAILAMNGMGDKAKEMNERWMPSVALLGIMNGDVSDIERLALNIIVEEDADELDKMNTALNELQDKIKTEREQLAALTQTEEEKALLDEFGKSLDLYLAKMPEFVAYGKENNFARASELHTAAYPLWYTANDNITKMINLGIEGSKNAADQSVDLAVSSTNTIIAVVIVAVILALAIAIIIAQMVSKSVQKVSRAAEQIAQGDLTGETIVVKNRDEIGDLAKSFNAMTHSLREVIHSVSMTSSLVAASSEELMASADQNSKASEQISETVEELAVGTNEQVEMVKRSSQAIDEMSIGVEQIALRAQSVSTSALDAATQSSEGNRTIQQAVVQMDSIQRSISSLAELVTGLGERSDEIGKITDVITAIATQTNLLALNAAIEAARAGDHGRGFAVVADEVRKLAEQSSASAMQITGLVSVIQKDTINAVQAVTMNKQEVSQGISVVTNAGEAFEQILEAVNKVAGEIQEVSASAEQMAASTDEVVGFVKQISHIAEEASGGAHNVSAATQEQLASMEEIASSAASLSSMAEELQDKISRFKV
- a CDS encoding AbrB family transcriptional regulator, which encodes MIRFLITLALALTGGFLFTLLQVPLSWLLGPMVFAFLGSRLLKEKLRPEWPRPIRDTALIMIGYSIGLSLTLDTIRQMGHQLPTMVLMTVLLLLFSGLIAVTFAKLSGLPLPTVLMGFIPGGLSQMVILAEDTKGIDVTVVTFLQVSRLMMIIFCVPLLVFSPLFGGVHETAKAITDGAEGAHWAALFPSIVPLAIACVTAALLAKKLKVPSAYLLGPMIATAIIHGVGADAPVLPSAMINAAQLMIGTYVGLLLRPEIMKNKVRMMLLAVASGIVLLVGAFGLTMLLEKLHAIAPATAFLSMAPGGMDQMGIMAKEIHADVAIVSCYQLFRIWFIYFAVPPLLRLIFKRIGGDSGTGTGAGTATGTAGHPLLKNQ
- a CDS encoding manganese catalase family protein, giving the protein MWVYEKKLQYPVRVSKCDPRMARYLAEQYGGADGELAAALRYLNQRYTIPSKVIGLLTDIGTEEFAHLEMIATMIYKLTKDATPQQLEAAGLGPHYVSHDSALFYNNASGVPFTAAYIQAKGDPLADLYEDIAAEEKARATYQWLIDMTDDVDLQDSLKFLREREIVHAMRFKEAVEIIKEDREQKKVY